The DNA region CGAGAGGATGGTCGCGATCTGCAGGGAGGAACTCGCCGACCTTGCGAACGTCGAGGTCGTAGAGGCCGACATCCTTGAATTCGATCCGGCCCTATATGCGACCGCGGACCAGAGGATCAAGGTCGCAGGCAATCTGCCGTACAACATATCCACCCCCATCCTCTTCTGGATGCTTAAGAACAAGGCGCGGATCTCTTCCGCGGTCGTGATGCTGCAGCGCGAGGTCGCGGAGAGGATCGCGGCCAAACCGGGCGGAAAGGAATACGGCAGGCTGTCGGTGATGATGCAGGCGCAGGCGGCTGTCGAAAAACTTTTCGACATCTCCGCTGCCAGTTTCGCGCCCAGACCGGAGGTGGTCTCCTCTGTGATCAGGATAGATTTCCCCGAGAAAGACGGGCTGGCTGCGGAGGAGCTCTCAGGCCTCGAGAAGACCGTAAGACAGGCATTTGGAAAGCGCAGGAAGACCATCAAAAACGCGCTGCTGGGCGCCGAAGGATCGGGGGCGTCTGCGGCCGAGATTGAGGAGAAGCTCCTGGATGCGGGCATAGACCCGAAAGCCAGGCCCGAGCAGATCCCGGTGGAAAATTACAAGAGGCTGGCGCGATCCTTTTGAATATGGAATTATCCGGCCCGGATGATGGGGGATCGCCATGAATAGATCGAACCGATTTTTTCTTTTCGCGATCATAACAGTCTTCGTTTCGATCGCGACAGGAGGGGACGCAATGGCAATGCAACTCACCAGCACCGCATTCACACAGAACAGCGCGATACCTTCCAAGTACACCTGCGACGGCGCCGACATATCCCCGCCGCTGACGTGGAGCGGCGCGCCGTCGGGCGCCAAGAGCTTCGCGCTGATCGCGGACGACCCTGACGCGCCCGCAGGCACGTGGGTGCACTGGGTGATTTGGAACATCCCTGCCGCAGCCGC from bacterium includes:
- the rsmA gene encoding 16S rRNA (adenine(1518)-N(6)/adenine(1519)-N(6))-dimethyltransferase RsmA, producing the protein MPDPSVHALLKKYSIRPKKRLGQHFLVAGPTIDKVVRCLDLSSDDTVLEIGPGLGVMTRRIAGRARRVIAVERDERMVAICREELADLANVEVVEADILEFDPALYATADQRIKVAGNLPYNISTPILFWMLKNKARISSAVVMLQREVAERIAAKPGGKEYGRLSVMMQAQAAVEKLFDISAASFAPRPEVVSSVIRIDFPEKDGLAAEELSGLEKTVRQAFGKRRKTIKNALLGAEGSGASAAEIEEKLLDAGIDPKARPEQIPVENYKRLARSF